The Enteractinococcus fodinae genome has a segment encoding these proteins:
- a CDS encoding MFS transporter: MSEAITTPPTSEQRPKVKRSHVVSWAMWDWGSAAFNAVMITFVFGTYLASETFGPDDRGTSWLAAGNAIAGLIIALTAPVIGQRADRDGRRALWLGVNTALVIATTAACFFVQPHESYLLLGVILLSLGNIFFEFAEVQYNAMLVDIATKSTIGRISGLGWGAGYLGGIFLLLLVYVGFIGGDTHWFGITDDDAMNIRMVAVFAALWFLLFALPVLIVMRRGKDHAAAESTERVSLIESYRQLIRTIVNLWKYQRNTFWFFISSAVFRDGVGAVFAYGAILGTTVYGVDPGDILFFGIAANVVAAAGAFLGGLFDDRFGPKRIILVSLLGLIVSAGIVFIQDGTLAFWIWGLFLCFFVGPVQASSRAFLGRLTTAEAAGEMYGLYATTGRSVSFLTPALIAVFVGLSGESRMMVPAIIIVLVAGLLLLWPVRDPKTSAEEPVLTDESGHPGKPSQR; this comes from the coding sequence ATGTCTGAAGCCATCACCACACCACCTACCTCCGAACAGCGACCGAAGGTCAAACGCTCTCACGTGGTCAGCTGGGCCATGTGGGACTGGGGGTCGGCCGCGTTCAACGCGGTCATGATCACCTTCGTGTTCGGGACCTATCTGGCCTCTGAAACGTTTGGCCCCGACGACCGCGGCACGTCCTGGCTCGCCGCCGGCAACGCTATCGCCGGGCTGATTATCGCCTTGACCGCGCCGGTTATCGGGCAACGCGCGGACCGCGACGGCCGACGGGCCCTGTGGCTGGGCGTCAACACGGCCCTGGTCATCGCCACGACTGCGGCCTGTTTCTTCGTCCAACCCCACGAATCGTACCTGCTGCTGGGCGTCATTTTATTATCCCTCGGGAACATCTTCTTCGAATTCGCCGAGGTCCAATACAACGCGATGCTGGTCGATATCGCCACCAAATCCACCATCGGCCGGATCTCGGGACTCGGCTGGGGCGCCGGCTACCTGGGCGGCATCTTCCTGTTGCTACTGGTCTATGTTGGCTTCATCGGCGGCGACACCCACTGGTTTGGTATTACCGACGACGACGCCATGAACATCCGCATGGTCGCCGTCTTTGCCGCCCTGTGGTTTCTGCTGTTTGCGCTGCCGGTGCTCATCGTCATGCGCCGCGGCAAAGACCACGCTGCCGCAGAATCGACCGAGCGCGTCAGCCTCATAGAGTCATACCGGCAACTCATTCGAACCATCGTCAACTTGTGGAAATACCAGCGCAACACGTTCTGGTTCTTCATTTCCTCGGCCGTGTTCCGCGACGGTGTCGGGGCGGTTTTTGCCTACGGCGCGATCCTCGGCACGACCGTGTACGGAGTCGATCCCGGAGATATTCTTTTCTTCGGTATCGCCGCCAACGTGGTCGCCGCGGCCGGAGCGTTCCTCGGCGGGCTCTTCGATGATCGGTTTGGACCAAAACGCATCATTCTGGTGTCACTGCTGGGCCTCATCGTCTCGGCGGGCATCGTCTTTATCCAGGACGGTACACTCGCGTTCTGGATCTGGGGACTGTTCCTGTGCTTCTTCGTCGGTCCCGTGCAGGCTTCGTCTCGAGCGTTCCTGGGACGGCTCACCACCGCCGAAGCCGCCGGTGAAATGTACGGGCTATATGCCACCACGGGCCGGTCCGTGTCGTTTCTGACCCCGGCACTGATTGCGGTGTTCGTGGGACTCAGTGGGGAATCCCGGATGATGGTCCCGGCGATTATTATCGTGCTGGTTGCCGGCTTGCTGCTGCTGTGGCCAGTCCGGGATCCCAAGACTTCCGCCGAGGAACCCGTGCTGACCGACGAATCAGGTCATCCCGGCAAGCCGTCGCAGCGCTAA
- a CDS encoding acyl-CoA thioesterase: MTSYPDDPTDILRDVLKLERVTADEHTSTFLGHTPPQTRGRVFGGQVMAQSLVAASHSVDADRLLHSMHCYFIRAGDATQPLHITVDHHRDGRSFSVRHVEVSQHDKVILSLTCSFQTMAEGVEHYEPMPEGIPHPNDLPPISALIGMIDDPAAQELAYHRPFDIRYAYEPLFIRPGSEKVNRNIVWMKTFTPVNVSPNVAAAGLAFVSDYTILEPILRNHGVAWSAPGKSIASLDHAMWFHRPFSLDEWLLFVQESPSAQSARGLGVGYIYTLEGQLVATVAQEGMLRLPKFS, from the coding sequence ATGACCTCATACCCGGATGACCCCACCGATATCCTGCGTGACGTGCTCAAACTCGAACGCGTCACCGCCGATGAGCACACCAGCACCTTCCTGGGGCACACGCCACCACAAACCCGGGGTCGCGTCTTTGGTGGGCAGGTCATGGCCCAGTCGCTGGTGGCCGCCAGCCATTCTGTTGACGCCGATCGCCTCCTGCACTCGATGCATTGCTATTTCATCCGCGCCGGCGACGCCACACAACCGCTCCACATCACGGTGGACCATCACCGAGATGGTCGGTCGTTTTCGGTCCGCCACGTCGAAGTATCCCAACACGATAAAGTCATCTTGTCCCTGACGTGCTCATTCCAAACCATGGCCGAAGGTGTCGAGCACTACGAACCGATGCCCGAGGGCATTCCCCACCCCAATGATCTGCCACCCATCTCTGCGCTGATCGGCATGATCGACGATCCGGCCGCCCAGGAACTGGCCTATCATCGCCCCTTCGATATCCGCTACGCCTATGAGCCGCTGTTCATCCGGCCGGGCTCCGAAAAGGTCAACCGCAATATCGTGTGGATGAAAACCTTCACACCGGTCAACGTCTCCCCCAATGTGGCCGCCGCCGGTCTGGCTTTCGTTTCGGATTACACGATCCTGGAACCGATTCTGCGCAACCACGGGGTGGCCTGGTCTGCACCCGGCAAATCCATCGCCTCACTAGACCACGCGATGTGGTTCCACCGGCCGTTTAGTCTCGACGAATGGCTCCTATTTGTTCAGGAGTCCCCCTCGGCTCAGTCGGCCCGCGGCCTCGGGGTGGGCTACATTTACACCCTCGAAGGGCAACTCGTGGCCACAGTGGCCCAGGAAGGCATGCTGCGGCTGCCAAAGTTCAGCTAA
- a CDS encoding globin, translating into MAALRAERAAEQQRRDGVVSQTAQAEQPAQEAAEPTEAAKTAQQTNAPAEQTSFYEQVGGEPTFRKLAAEFYKQVDADPEFKAMYPEEDLGPAEDRLRMFLIQYWGGPTDYSQQRGHPRLRARHMPYHIDSQARDTWLKFMRNAMDTLELSPLHDETMWDYFQRAARAMQNQV; encoded by the coding sequence CTGGCGGCGCTTCGTGCCGAGCGCGCAGCAGAACAACAGCGCCGCGACGGGGTCGTCTCCCAGACTGCTCAGGCTGAACAGCCTGCCCAGGAAGCAGCCGAGCCCACCGAAGCAGCCAAAACGGCGCAACAGACCAACGCACCGGCCGAACAAACCTCGTTCTACGAACAAGTTGGGGGCGAACCCACCTTCCGCAAGCTCGCCGCCGAGTTCTACAAGCAGGTCGACGCCGACCCAGAGTTCAAAGCGATGTACCCCGAAGAGGACCTCGGCCCGGCCGAAGACCGTCTGCGGATGTTCTTGATTCAGTACTGGGGCGGACCCACGGACTACTCGCAACAGCGCGGTCACCCACGGTTACGGGCCCGGCATATGCCCTACCACATTGATTCCCAAGCCCGCGACACCTGGCTGAAGTTCATGCGCAACGCCATGGACACCCTGGAGCTCTCCCCCTTGCACGATGAAACAATGTGGGACTACTTCCAACGCGCAGCACGGGCCATGCAGAACCAGGTCTGA
- a CDS encoding molybdenum cofactor biosynthesis protein MoaE: protein MDLVEMSQVTEDELDAAELRVAVSAPDAGAVIMFEGVVRDHDPEAAGAVTRLEYTAHPDATTFLREVVAEANVSVHNQLDAGPLPIRVAAAHRIGALDVGDVALVVAVSAAHRQEAFSVCSDVVEEIKARVPIWKLQYGSEGSHWVGI from the coding sequence ATGGATTTGGTTGAGATGTCACAGGTAACCGAAGACGAATTGGATGCCGCCGAGCTCCGGGTTGCGGTGTCGGCCCCTGATGCCGGCGCTGTCATCATGTTCGAGGGTGTGGTGCGCGACCACGATCCCGAAGCCGCCGGTGCCGTGACCAGACTGGAATACACCGCCCACCCCGACGCGACGACGTTTTTGCGTGAAGTGGTGGCCGAGGCCAACGTATCGGTGCACAACCAGCTCGACGCCGGGCCATTGCCGATCCGCGTGGCCGCCGCGCACCGGATTGGTGCCCTGGACGTCGGCGACGTTGCCCTGGTGGTGGCGGTTTCCGCCGCGCATCGGCAGGAAGCGTTTTCGGTGTGCAGCGACGTCGTGGAAGAAATCAAAGCCCGCGTGCCGATCTGGAAACTACAGTACGGCTCCGAAGGCAGCCACTGGGTTGGGATTTAA
- a CDS encoding MoaD/ThiS family protein, with translation MITVRLFAAAADVVGTKQLTLEATSVADVIAHLSDAQTTTKVISRCSFLVDGTRATPETALASGATVDVLPPFAGG, from the coding sequence ATGATTACTGTCCGTCTCTTTGCCGCAGCCGCCGACGTTGTCGGCACCAAACAGCTCACCCTTGAAGCGACCAGCGTCGCCGACGTCATTGCCCACCTCTCGGACGCCCAGACCACCACCAAAGTTATTTCTCGGTGTTCGTTTCTGGTCGACGGCACCCGCGCGACGCCTGAAACAGCGCTCGCGTCCGGAGCGACCGTGGACGTGCTCCCCCCATTTGCTGGCGGTTAA